One window of the Hyperolius riggenbachi isolate aHypRig1 chromosome 5, aHypRig1.pri, whole genome shotgun sequence genome contains the following:
- the LOC137519654 gene encoding uncharacterized protein has translation MSKRTRVLFSSIPGQKTSGQLQTYSQSKDFEQIHSLQEIQNGQHSVCSRITSRRSLHGVSGSTGRISSYSNTSGVSSIHEVCNTSNRRGFNYHHSKKSHVSARSYDILIPGGPMGPNAFKTASTMDFTILEQEAECFGQEGANTTLCQDVTALVVGAISPRGGPTMGLAISKDNNHRCQLLGLGSTYGQYSNSGSLGEGSCPGSFQHQRDGSSEDGTVTIPSIHPGTAYSNQVRQQYSGSPHKSSGRNQEQNIMQQGEQGPSVGRDESGISDGCTPKGNLKCCCRLPQPFTTEPRRMDTKRRGLSESNTQMGDSDNRLICDQEKYKMSQILFPLSHRQSGHSGCICTELEGSSNLCFSTVQVNSKDPQQDLQGESVRHTNNTFLAKKSLVFSVKEVISTGTSNVAPTSGFITSGSNNASATGDAASVGLEDELKLLKKQGFSGNLSNTLLQSRKMVTRKIYLKAWRTYLHWCDENKLDSRQEYTPLEFLQAGLEKGLSISTLKVQTAALSVFLQKRLAENEFFIRFFRAMSRIKPVFKSHVPPWDLNLVLQVLMSPPFEPIQEITEKLLTLKTAFLLAIATARRVGEIQAFSIAEPYCIISEDKITLKLDSTFLPKVCTSFHRSQEIFLPSFCQDPSNEKEEHFHCLDVRRCVIQYLEATRSWRKTQAMLVLFSGVNRGKQASRASIARWIKQTITMAYQLQGKEVPQLIKAHSTRAVSTSWAERAGVSVEQICRAATWSNKNTFVKHYRLNFDSSRDLIFGRRVLQAAVPP, from the exons ATGTCAAAGAGGACAAGGGTTTTATTCTCCAGTATTCCTGGTCAAAAAACCTCAGGGCAACTTCAGACTTATTCTCAATCTAAAGACTTTGAACAAATTCATTCGTTACAGGAAATTCAAAATGGACAACATTCGGTCTGTTCTAGGATTACTTCAAGGCGGAGCTTACATGGCGTCTCTGGATCTACAGGACGCATATCTTCATATTCCAATACATCTGGAGTCTCAAGCATTCATGAGGTTTGCAATACATCAAACAGGCGAG GATTCAACTACCATCACTCTAAGAAAAGCCATGTCTCTGCTCGGTCTTATGACATCCTCATTCCCGGCGGTCCTATGGGGCCAAATGCATTCAAGACAGCTTCAACTATGGATTTTACAATCTTGGAACAGGAAGCAGAATGCTTTGGACAAGAGGGTGCTAATACCACACTATGTCAAGATGTCACTGCATTGGTGGTTGGAGCCATCTCACCTAGGGGAGGGCCGACTATGGGACTTGCCATATCAAAAGATAATAACCACAGATGCCAGCTCTTGGGGCTGGGGAGCACATATGGACAATATTCCAATTCAGGGAGCTTGGGAGAAGGATCTTGCCCGGGCTCATTCCAACATCAGAGAGATGGAAGCAGTGAGGATGGCACTGTTACAATTCCAAGTATACATCCAGGGACTGCATATAGTAATCAGGTCAGACAACAGTACAGTGGTAGCCCACATAAATCATCAGGGAGGAACCAGGAGCAGAACATTATGCAACAGGGTGAgcagggtccttcagtgggcagaGATGAATCTGGCATCTCTGACGGCTGTacacctaaagggaaccttaaatgttGTTGCAGATTACCTCAGCCGTTCACAACTGAGCCAAGACGAATGGATACTAAACGAAGAGGTCTTTCAGAGTCTAACACGCAAATGGGGGACTCCGACAATAGACTTATTTGCGACCAGGAAAAATACAAAATGTCGCAGATTTTGTTCCCTCTGTCCCACCGACAATCCGGTCACAGTGGATGCATTTGCACTGAGTTGGAGGGATCATCTAATTTATGCTTTTCCACCGTTCAGGTTAATTCCAAAGACCCTCAACAAGATTTACAGGGAGAAAGCGTCAGGCATACTAATAATACCTTTCTGGCCAAAAAGAGCTTGGTTTTCTCTGTTAAGGAAGTTATCAGTACAGGAACCAGTAATGTTGCCCCTACGTCCGGATTTATTACATCAGGGTCCAATAATGCATCCGCAACTGGAGATGCTGCATCTGTCGGCCTGGAGGATGAATTAAAACTATTAAAGAAACAGGGATTTTCCGGCAATTTATCCAATACTCTACTACAAAGTAGGAAGATGGTCACTAGAAAAATCTACCTGAAAGCATGGAGAACCTATCTTCATTGGTGCGATGAAAACAAACTGGATTCAAGACAGGAATATACCCCGTTAGAGTTTCTACAAGCAGGACTGGAAAAAGGACTTAGTATCAGTACTTTAAAAGTACAGACCGCGGCCTTGAGTGTCTTTCTACAAAAGAGACTGGCAGAAAATGAATTCTTTATTAGATTTTTTCGAGCTATGTCTAGAATTAAACCAGTATTTAAATCTCACGTGCCTCCTTGGGACCTGAACTTGGTACTTCAGGTTCTTATGAGTCCACCTTTTGAGCCAATACAGGAGATTACTGAAAAGTTGTTAACCCTAAAAACTGCTTTTTTGCTTGCAATTGCAACAGCTAGGAGAGTGGGGGAGATCCAAGCTTTCTCCATAGCAGAACCATACTGTATTATATCAGAGGATAAGATCACACTTAAATTAGATTCTACTTTCTTACCAAAGGTTTGTACTAGTTTTCATAGGTCGCAGGAAATTTTCCTCCCTTCTTTCTGTCAGGACCCCTCTAATGAAAAGGAGGAACACTTTCATTGTCTTGATGTCAGGAGATGTGTAATTCAGTATCTGGAAGCAACGAGATCATGGAGAAAAACACAGGCAATGCTagtgttattttctggtgtcaATAGGGGAAAACAGGCATCCAGGGCATCTATCGCCAGATGGATAAAGCAAACAATTACTATGGCCTATCAGCTTCAGGGAAAGGAAGTGCCTCAATTGATCAAAGCACATTCAACACGTGCTGTGTCTACCTCCTGGGCAGAGAGAGCAGGAGTTTCCGTAGAGCAGATCTGTAGGGCCGCAACATGGTCAAATAAAAATACATTCGTAAAACATTATAGGCTGAACTTTGATTCCAGTAGAGATTTAATCTTCGGAAGAAGGGTACTTCAGGCAGCTGTCCCGCCCTAG